A genomic window from Winogradskyella sp. J14-2 includes:
- a CDS encoding DUF4295 domain-containing protein, producing MAKKSVASLQTGSKRLTKAIKMVKSPKTGAYMFVESVMAPEFVNDFLDKK from the coding sequence ATGGCAAAGAAATCAGTAGCGTCTTTACAGACAGGATCAAAGCGTTTGACAAAAGCTATAAAAATGGTTAAATCACCAAAAACAGGTGCTTATATGTTCGTAGAATCAGTAATGGCACCAGAATTTGTTAATGACTTTTTAGACAAAAAATAA
- the rpmB gene encoding 50S ribosomal protein L28 — MSRVCELTGKKAMVGNNVSHAMNKTKRKFDANLIKKRFYIPEEDKWVTLKVSTSALKTINKIGISAALKEAKAKGFYK; from the coding sequence ATGTCAAGAGTTTGTGAACTTACTGGGAAGAAAGCGATGGTTGGGAATAATGTATCTCATGCCATGAATAAAACAAAACGCAAGTTTGATGCAAACTTGATAAAAAAACGTTTTTATATTCCTGAAGAAGATAAGTGGGTAACATTAAAGGTTTCTACATCTGCGTTAAAGACTATCAATAAAATTGGTATCTCTGCAGCATTGAAAGAAGCTAAAGCAAAAGGATTTTACAAATAA
- the rpmG gene encoding 50S ribosomal protein L33, whose translation MAKKGNRIQVILECTEHKASGMPGTSRYITTKNKKNTPDRMEIKKFNPILKRMTVHKEIK comes from the coding sequence ATGGCAAAAAAAGGAAATAGAATACAAGTTATCTTAGAGTGCACAGAGCACAAAGCTTCTGGTATGCCAGGAACGTCTAGATATATTACAACAAAAAATAAAAAGAATACGCCAGATCGTATGGAGATTAAGAAATTTAATCCAATACTTAAGCGTATGACAGTTCATAAAGAGATAAAATAA
- a CDS encoding carboxypeptidase-like regulatory domain-containing protein: MKFLFILIPFLTFSQQQVAKGVVLDKVTNEPIPYVNISILESTVGTSSNDDGSFRLEINEDDTNKVVSLSSLGYASSKIPVSLFLKSEKIFLKPKTEVLEEVVIKDKFEAKTNVVNKIEDSDLCHGYGSLAENPWIMALYFPYNEDYQETEFLKSVKFHFGNFKNKKAKFRLRLFTIGKDSLPHEDILKESVVVELTKKQKEAVVDISNYDILFPREGFYVAFEWLYIPYNAEEVTFHFTDKKKKKEKRIKYQPTFSATCENEGEYMVASYISGEWRFYAANTYKSEKKAVPAISLTLSN; this comes from the coding sequence ATGAAATTTCTATTCATCCTTATCCCATTTTTAACTTTTTCACAACAGCAAGTTGCAAAAGGCGTAGTCTTAGATAAAGTAACTAACGAGCCAATTCCTTATGTCAATATTTCTATTTTAGAATCTACAGTTGGTACCTCTAGTAATGATGACGGAAGCTTTCGTTTGGAAATTAACGAAGATGATACAAATAAAGTGGTCAGTTTATCATCATTAGGCTATGCAAGTAGCAAAATACCAGTTTCTTTATTTCTAAAGTCTGAAAAGATTTTTTTGAAACCTAAAACAGAGGTTTTAGAAGAAGTGGTCATTAAGGATAAGTTTGAGGCGAAAACTAATGTTGTAAACAAAATTGAAGATTCAGATTTATGTCACGGATATGGTTCATTAGCAGAAAACCCATGGATAATGGCTTTGTATTTTCCATACAACGAAGATTATCAAGAAACAGAATTTCTGAAGTCGGTTAAATTTCACTTTGGAAATTTTAAAAATAAAAAAGCGAAGTTTAGATTAAGGCTATTTACCATAGGAAAAGACAGTCTTCCGCATGAAGATATTTTGAAAGAGAGTGTCGTTGTAGAATTAACAAAGAAACAAAAGGAAGCTGTTGTTGATATTTCAAACTACGACATTCTCTTTCCAAGAGAAGGTTTTTACGTTGCTTTTGAATGGTTGTATATCCCTTATAATGCTGAAGAAGTAACTTTTCATTTTACCGATAAAAAAAAGAAGAAAGAAAAGCGTATCAAATATCAACCTACATTTTCAGCAACTTGTGAAAATGAAGGAGAGTATATGGTAGCATCGTATATTTCTGGTGAATGGCGTTTTTATGCGGCTAATACTTATAAAAGTGAAAAGAAGGCAGTACCAGCAATATCCTTAACTTTATCTAACTAA
- a CDS encoding 3'-5' exonuclease encodes MQLNLNKPICFFDLETTGINISKDRIVEISILKVHPNGKEETYTKLVNPTIPIPPEVTKVHGISDADVADAPTFKEISKEVHNLIKDSDLGGFNSNRFDIPLLAEEMLRAEIDFDMKNRLAVDVQTIFHKMEQRTLSAAYKFYCDKNLDDAHSAEADTKATYEVLKAQLERYEELENDTKFLAEFSSRKKFADFAGFLIFNKEGEECFSFGKHKGKRVVDVMEQEPGYFGWLLNADFPLYTKKVLTAIKLRQFNNKLS; translated from the coding sequence ATGCAACTCAACCTTAACAAACCCATCTGTTTTTTCGATTTAGAAACTACAGGAATCAATATTTCAAAAGACAGAATTGTTGAAATTTCAATATTAAAAGTTCATCCTAACGGAAAGGAAGAAACCTATACCAAATTGGTAAATCCAACCATTCCAATTCCGCCAGAAGTAACCAAAGTTCACGGAATTTCGGATGCAGATGTTGCAGACGCACCAACCTTTAAAGAAATTTCTAAAGAAGTACATAACTTAATCAAAGATTCAGATTTAGGTGGTTTCAATTCTAACCGATTCGATATTCCACTATTGGCAGAAGAAATGTTGCGTGCAGAGATTGATTTTGACATGAAAAATCGTTTAGCAGTAGACGTACAAACCATTTTTCATAAAATGGAGCAACGCACACTAAGCGCAGCCTATAAGTTTTATTGCGATAAAAATTTAGACGACGCGCACAGTGCAGAAGCAGATACCAAGGCAACGTACGAGGTTTTAAAAGCGCAGCTAGAGCGTTATGAAGAACTAGAAAATGACACCAAGTTTTTAGCAGAATTTAGCTCTCGCAAAAAGTTTGCAGATTTTGCTGGATTTTTAATTTTCAACAAAGAAGGGGAAGAATGTTTTTCTTTTGGTAAGCACAAAGGTAAACGTGTGGTAGATGTTATGGAGCAAGAGCCAGGCTATTTTGGTTGGTTGTTAAATGCAGATTTTCCGTTATATACTAAAAAAGTGTTAACTGCAATTAAGTTACGTCAGTTTAATAATAAATTGTCTTAA
- a CDS encoding competence/damage-inducible protein A, translating into MQAEIITIGDEILIGQIVDTNSAFLGKEFNKIGISVYQITSVQDDKEHILKALKEAEENADIIIITGGLGPTKDDITKHTICEYFDDTLVENEEVLKHVEHLFSKYISTPISDLNRQQALVPSKAKVLKNEFGTAPGMWLEKNGKVFVSLPGVPYEMKALIKTEVLPALRAKFKFPYIKHKTLLTYGLGESAIANRIEAWEDNLPNFIKLAYLPNLGKVRLRLSGKAMDKSVVETELEKQIELLISQIEDIFVGFEDDLSLEAIIGKQLSHLGKTISIAESCTGGQIAKAITANEGASKYFKGSIVSYATDSKVNILNVSEEDISSKSVVSKEVAESMAVNVRKLFDSDYGISTTGNAGPAKGDSNAEVGTVWIAIASKEGVKAEVFNFGNHRDKVIMKAANKSFEMLQKEILKK; encoded by the coding sequence ATGCAAGCAGAAATAATAACAATTGGTGATGAAATTCTCATTGGTCAGATTGTAGATACAAACTCAGCATTTTTAGGCAAGGAATTTAATAAGATAGGCATTTCGGTCTATCAAATTACTTCTGTACAAGACGATAAGGAACATATCCTTAAAGCTTTAAAAGAAGCGGAAGAAAATGCAGATATTATAATTATTACAGGTGGTTTAGGACCTACCAAAGATGATATTACCAAGCATACCATTTGCGAATACTTTGATGATACTTTGGTTGAAAATGAAGAAGTGCTAAAGCATGTAGAGCATTTATTTTCTAAGTATATCAGTACACCAATTTCAGATTTAAATCGCCAACAAGCCTTAGTGCCTTCAAAAGCAAAAGTGCTTAAAAACGAATTTGGGACAGCACCTGGAATGTGGCTAGAAAAGAATGGAAAAGTTTTTGTTTCTCTTCCTGGCGTGCCTTATGAGATGAAGGCACTAATAAAAACGGAAGTGCTTCCTGCTTTACGAGCAAAATTCAAGTTTCCATATATAAAGCATAAAACCTTATTAACCTATGGCCTAGGTGAAAGTGCTATTGCCAATAGAATAGAAGCTTGGGAAGATAATCTACCAAATTTTATTAAACTGGCTTATTTACCAAATTTAGGTAAAGTTCGCTTGCGTTTGTCTGGTAAAGCGATGGATAAGAGTGTTGTTGAAACTGAATTAGAAAAACAAATTGAATTATTAATTTCGCAAATTGAAGATATTTTTGTTGGTTTTGAAGACGATTTATCCTTGGAGGCTATCATTGGTAAGCAATTAAGTCATTTAGGAAAAACAATTTCAATTGCCGAAAGTTGTACAGGAGGGCAAATCGCAAAAGCAATTACTGCAAATGAAGGAGCTTCAAAATATTTTAAGGGTAGTATTGTAAGCTATGCCACAGATTCTAAAGTAAATATTCTAAATGTTTCAGAAGAGGATATTTCTTCAAAATCCGTAGTAAGTAAAGAGGTTGCTGAGTCTATGGCTGTTAATGTGCGAAAATTATTTGATTCGGATTACGGAATAAGTACCACAGGAAATGCAGGCCCTGCAAAGGGAGATTCTAATGCCGAGGTTGGTACTGTATGGATTGCTATTGCTTCTAAGGAAGGTGTTAAGGCAGAAGTTTTTAACTTTGGAAATCATCGCGATAAGGTAATAATGAAAGCTGCCAATAAGTCTTTTGAGATGCTACAAAAAGAAATATTAAAAAAGTAG
- a CDS encoding fumarylacetoacetate hydrolase family protein: protein MKLICIGRNYTDHIKELENEKPTDPVVFLKPDTSILLKKQPFFIPDFSDEVHHEVEVLVKIKKVGKYIDKKFAHKYYDEIGLGIDFTARDLQAQLKAKGLPWEKAKAFDGAAVIGKWLPKSNFKNVDNINFSLKKNDEVVQSGNTELMLWKIDELIEYVSKYFTLKIGDIIFTGTPYGVGKVFANDELKGYIEDQEMFSIKIK, encoded by the coding sequence ATGAAACTCATTTGCATAGGTCGCAATTACACAGACCACATCAAAGAATTAGAAAACGAAAAACCTACAGATCCTGTGGTGTTTTTAAAACCAGATACATCAATTTTATTGAAAAAGCAACCGTTTTTTATTCCAGATTTTTCTGATGAAGTCCATCACGAAGTCGAAGTTTTGGTAAAAATTAAAAAAGTAGGCAAGTACATCGATAAGAAATTTGCTCATAAATATTACGATGAAATAGGATTGGGAATTGACTTTACGGCAAGAGATCTCCAAGCCCAATTAAAAGCAAAAGGTTTACCGTGGGAAAAAGCAAAAGCCTTTGATGGTGCTGCTGTGATAGGGAAATGGTTGCCAAAATCAAACTTCAAAAATGTAGATAACATCAATTTTAGTTTAAAAAAAAATGATGAGGTTGTGCAATCTGGTAATACAGAGCTTATGCTCTGGAAGATTGACGAACTCATAGAATATGTGTCAAAATATTTTACTTTAAAAATTGGAGATATTATCTTTACCGGAACACCTTACGGAGTTGGTAAGGTTTTTGCAAACGACGAATTAAAAGGATATATTGAAGACCAAGAAATGTTTTCAATCAAAATAAAATAA
- a CDS encoding Hpt domain-containing protein → MAEHYKLNRVREMADNDEDFVMALAAAFIEEVPEDAERLRKAVPEGDYYETYQAAHKMKPTIELFELGVYDELIEVQDWGKFEQADKNIDAQLQMVLTAVENATNEIKADFGL, encoded by the coding sequence ATGGCAGAACATTATAAATTAAATCGCGTACGCGAGATGGCTGATAACGACGAAGACTTCGTTATGGCTTTAGCAGCAGCCTTCATAGAAGAAGTTCCAGAAGATGCGGAGCGCTTACGAAAAGCTGTTCCAGAAGGTGATTATTACGAAACCTATCAGGCTGCTCACAAAATGAAACCAACCATAGAGTTGTTTGAATTAGGAGTTTATGATGAATTAATCGAGGTACAAGATTGGGGAAAATTTGAGCAAGCAGATAAAAATATTGATGCACAATTACAAATGGTTCTCACTGCAGTAGAGAATGCTACAAACGAAATAAAAGCAGACTTCGGATTATAA
- a CDS encoding dihydrolipoamide acetyltransferase family protein, whose product MAKFELKLPKMGESVAEATITSWLKEVGDTIEADEAVLEIATDKVDSEVPSEVDGVLLEKLFDVDDVVQVGQTIAVIETEGGDNVEVKAQAAEPKQEEAPKAVAEVAQTVVAAKETTQPIMSSGDRFYSPLVKNIAKEEGISQAELDTIPGTGKDGRVTKNDIKSYLESRSSAPVEEVKSQPVVEQKATVKTEAPSQPKQKPASTPVVASGDDEIIEMTRMGKLISKHMVESVQTSAHVQSFIEADVTEIWNWRNKHKNSFKKREGENLTFTPIFMEAVAKALRDYPMMNISVQGDSIIKKKHINLGMAAALPDGNLIVPVIKDADQLNLLGMAKKVNDLANRARENKLNPDDIQGGTYTVTNVGTFGSIMGTPIINQPQVGILALGAIRKVPAVIETPQGDFIGIRYKMFMSHSYDHRVVNGALGGQFVKAVKDYLEAWDSNREI is encoded by the coding sequence ATGGCAAAGTTTGAACTTAAGTTACCTAAAATGGGTGAAAGTGTTGCAGAGGCAACTATAACGTCTTGGTTAAAAGAGGTTGGCGATACAATTGAAGCTGATGAGGCCGTCTTAGAAATTGCAACCGATAAGGTAGATAGTGAAGTACCAAGTGAAGTTGATGGTGTACTACTAGAAAAACTTTTTGATGTTGATGATGTCGTACAAGTAGGTCAAACTATTGCAGTAATAGAAACTGAAGGAGGTGATAATGTTGAAGTAAAAGCACAAGCTGCTGAACCTAAACAAGAGGAAGCTCCTAAGGCAGTAGCAGAAGTAGCACAAACCGTTGTAGCTGCAAAAGAAACTACACAGCCAATAATGTCTTCGGGCGATCGTTTTTATTCTCCTTTAGTTAAAAATATAGCTAAGGAAGAAGGAATTTCTCAAGCGGAATTAGATACCATACCAGGAACAGGTAAGGATGGTCGTGTTACTAAAAATGATATTAAATCGTATTTGGAATCGCGCAGTTCCGCACCTGTAGAGGAAGTAAAATCTCAACCAGTTGTAGAACAAAAAGCAACGGTTAAAACAGAAGCTCCAAGTCAACCAAAACAAAAACCAGCTTCAACACCAGTTGTCGCTTCTGGTGATGATGAAATTATAGAAATGACCAGAATGGGTAAACTCATTTCTAAGCATATGGTAGAGTCTGTACAGACGTCTGCACACGTTCAGTCATTTATTGAAGCTGACGTAACAGAAATCTGGAATTGGAGAAACAAGCATAAAAATAGCTTTAAGAAACGCGAAGGTGAGAATTTAACCTTTACTCCAATATTCATGGAAGCCGTTGCAAAAGCGTTACGCGACTATCCTATGATGAATATTTCCGTTCAAGGTGATAGTATCATTAAAAAGAAGCATATAAATTTAGGTATGGCAGCAGCTTTACCAGATGGTAACCTTATTGTACCTGTTATAAAAGATGCAGACCAATTAAATCTTTTAGGTATGGCTAAAAAGGTCAACGATTTAGCTAATAGAGCCAGAGAAAATAAACTGAATCCAGACGATATACAAGGCGGAACATATACAGTAACCAACGTTGGTACATTTGGTAGCATCATGGGTACACCAATTATAAATCAGCCTCAGGTAGGTATATTGGCTTTAGGTGCTATAAGAAAAGTGCCAGCAGTTATAGAAACTCCTCAAGGTGATTTTATAGGTATTCGTTACAAAATGTTCATGTCGCATTCGTACGATCATCGTGTGGTCAATGGCGCATTAGGTGGGCAATTTGTTAAAGCAGTTAAAGATTATCTTGAAGCTTGGGATTCTAATAGAGAAATCTAG